In Leptospira perdikensis, a single genomic region encodes these proteins:
- a CDS encoding FeoA family protein: MTIQDLKIGEVAEIVSINHQKLPRPMITELLELGFFPGAEITLKEKSLLLGKMVCILSGTTIALRTHDGNAIEIKLKQK, translated from the coding sequence ATGACAATACAAGATTTAAAAATTGGCGAAGTCGCAGAAATTGTTTCCATAAATCATCAAAAGCTCCCAAGACCAATGATCACCGAATTATTAGAACTTGGTTTTTTCCCGGGGGCAGAAATCACTTTAAAGGAAAAATCACTACTCTTAGGAAAGATGGTCTGTATTTTGAGTGGAACCACCATTGCTTTGCGTACCCATGATGGAAACGCCATAGAAATCAAATTAAAACAAAAATGA
- a CDS encoding ABC1 kinase family protein, translated as METLSELVSFGWQSSLRVAHSSFVFTSKAFGILTQLAKGEPNHREIAVTLREAFSNLGATYIKLGQFIASAPSLFPKEYVEEMQACLDSVRPVAFRDIRSSVERELGGKLESLYHSFEEIPLASASIAQVHAAVTKEGLDVVVKVQRPDVHLTLKTDMQILGILTKILAIIAPEFKKSGLTAMFEEFQISILQEIDFIQEAKNIEEFEEYLLRVKEDRARVPRVYHTLSSKKVLTMERFYGVPITDEAGLRKFTNNPRKVLSDALEIWFSSLSNQGFFHADVHAGNLMILKDGSIGFIDFGIVGRISPKIWKGLMLFTQGIGIGEPTLVAKGLVEMDSTDSGVNPAVLAKELDSVFNELESVYIHLTDNEMFDESRVNRIMFDMKEIAEKNGLKIPREFALLMKQMLYFDRYVKSMAPEINLFRDSQKFAIS; from the coding sequence ATGGAAACCCTTTCTGAACTTGTTTCTTTTGGTTGGCAATCCAGCCTTCGAGTCGCCCATTCCAGTTTTGTCTTCACCTCTAAAGCATTCGGGATCCTAACCCAACTGGCGAAGGGAGAACCTAACCATAGAGAGATTGCCGTTACCCTAAGGGAGGCGTTTTCCAACCTGGGTGCCACCTATATCAAACTGGGTCAGTTCATTGCCAGCGCCCCTTCTCTCTTCCCTAAAGAGTATGTAGAAGAAATGCAGGCCTGTTTGGATTCTGTTCGCCCTGTCGCTTTTCGAGACATTCGGTCCTCCGTAGAACGGGAATTGGGTGGGAAATTAGAATCTTTATATCATAGTTTTGAAGAAATTCCTCTAGCCTCTGCCTCCATTGCCCAGGTCCACGCAGCAGTAACAAAAGAAGGTCTGGATGTGGTAGTCAAAGTCCAAAGGCCGGATGTCCACCTAACACTAAAAACTGATATGCAAATTTTAGGTATCCTTACTAAAATTTTAGCAATCATTGCACCTGAATTCAAAAAATCAGGACTCACTGCTATGTTTGAAGAATTCCAAATCTCCATCTTACAAGAAATCGATTTCATCCAAGAAGCCAAAAATATCGAAGAGTTTGAGGAGTATCTTCTACGAGTGAAAGAAGATCGTGCGAGAGTTCCCAGAGTCTATCATACACTCTCTTCTAAAAAGGTTTTGACTATGGAAAGATTCTATGGGGTTCCTATCACCGATGAAGCTGGACTTCGTAAATTCACAAACAATCCTAGAAAAGTTCTAAGTGATGCATTAGAAATTTGGTTCTCTTCATTATCCAACCAAGGTTTTTTCCATGCGGATGTCCATGCAGGGAATTTAATGATTCTAAAAGATGGTTCGATTGGGTTTATCGATTTCGGAATTGTAGGAAGGATCTCTCCTAAAATTTGGAAAGGACTTATGTTATTTACGCAAGGCATTGGAATTGGTGAACCTACATTGGTTGCGAAAGGATTGGTTGAAATGGATTCAACTGACAGTGGAGTGAACCCGGCAGTCCTTGCAAAAGAATTGGATTCAGTGTTTAATGAATTAGAATCGGTATACATTCATTTAACCGACAATGAGATGTTTGACGAATCAAGGGTAAATCGAATCATGTTCGACATGAAGGAGATTGCTGAAAAAAACGGATTAAAAATTCCAAGGGAATTTGCCCTTCTCATGAAACAAATGTTATACTTTGATCGCTATGTAAAATCAATGGCTCCAGAAATTAATCTGTTTCGTGATTCACAAAAATTTGCTATTTCCTAA
- a CDS encoding helicase produces MSQETVLYQELEKLDLNEIKKIASLWNIQKIPGKDKKSTILGLMEIFQNEFYLKGVLEKFTPLQVNILTSILKNKGVMTLGEISRKVNIPPINVEMELNVLRKYYLLYQRKNRERLTNNLDKYHTYDEYLRLIKVETNPKGEKFKFSIEKALHKATLAELPDEWKEAVGAKKSEPIETFLKNALAPEFLQKLIEELSDFDKDILHQIYIHGGVIEADTIRNYITVNRGRFEQTIPHLTSLYLVRDLYYVEDKFIRVIVIPKEILDHLQFSPILPPVKKGTRVRQEKISANGLDFFLNVKKLISYISRKGLNLAKSGKIKQADHKRTETELLSPDIEIFPEKSQVYQIELILPILKLLGYVDIKGENVILVQETDEFLKKDIFEIMKLVIHEVNEARTRRLNPAEVFTATEVPFYEKGILDKTVKLIMAHGKINTSVIFSHIIRDHLVFSPTFQIKTYEEDLADLRKEIISAIFYLQLFGLIEVEYPQRNLSLSELGAHYFNHEALVTVTEKGGITINPDFSIIAFPDRVSLNGIHLLKAFCELKDYDRVYTFLLTKDSFQLGILLGYDKETFVQFLRESSKADLAQNLLFLLDDWGNNLPIVTITEDSVLLRTKDSQVMELLLGQIKGKKFVLEEVSPTGIIIEKSKVMEVIAIAEKLNMIIRLNR; encoded by the coding sequence ATGAGCCAAGAAACTGTCCTGTACCAAGAGTTAGAGAAACTCGATCTCAACGAGATCAAAAAAATCGCAAGCCTTTGGAACATCCAAAAGATCCCGGGAAAGGACAAAAAATCGACAATTTTGGGTCTCATGGAGATTTTCCAGAACGAGTTCTACCTAAAAGGGGTCCTGGAAAAGTTCACTCCCTTACAAGTCAATATTCTGACATCCATTCTGAAAAACAAGGGAGTGATGACACTCGGAGAAATTTCAAGAAAGGTCAACATTCCGCCTATCAACGTGGAAATGGAGCTGAACGTTCTTAGAAAATACTATCTTCTTTACCAAAGAAAGAACCGAGAACGCCTAACAAACAATCTAGATAAATACCACACTTATGATGAATACTTAAGACTCATCAAAGTAGAGACAAATCCCAAAGGTGAGAAGTTTAAATTCTCTATTGAGAAGGCATTACATAAAGCAACACTTGCGGAACTTCCAGACGAATGGAAAGAAGCTGTTGGTGCCAAAAAAAGTGAACCAATTGAAACATTCTTAAAGAATGCTCTGGCTCCCGAGTTTCTTCAAAAGTTAATTGAAGAACTTTCCGATTTTGATAAAGACATACTCCATCAAATTTATATTCATGGTGGTGTGATAGAGGCGGATACCATTCGTAACTATATCACAGTCAATCGTGGTAGGTTTGAACAAACGATACCTCACCTAACTTCTCTTTATTTAGTTCGTGATTTATATTATGTAGAAGACAAATTCATTCGGGTCATTGTGATTCCGAAAGAAATTTTGGACCATCTACAATTTTCTCCTATTTTACCTCCGGTAAAAAAAGGGACACGTGTTCGTCAGGAAAAAATTTCAGCCAATGGACTGGATTTTTTCTTAAACGTAAAAAAACTCATTTCTTATATTTCACGTAAGGGTTTGAACCTTGCAAAATCAGGAAAAATCAAACAGGCAGATCACAAAAGAACAGAAACTGAACTTTTATCACCTGATATAGAAATTTTCCCTGAAAAAAGCCAGGTTTATCAGATTGAACTCATTCTTCCTATCTTAAAACTTTTAGGATATGTAGATATCAAAGGTGAGAATGTAATTCTTGTTCAAGAAACTGATGAATTTTTAAAGAAAGACATTTTTGAAATCATGAAACTTGTGATTCATGAAGTCAATGAGGCAAGGACTCGTCGTCTTAATCCTGCTGAAGTATTTACTGCAACAGAAGTTCCTTTTTATGAAAAAGGAATTTTGGATAAAACTGTAAAACTCATTATGGCACATGGAAAGATCAACACGTCTGTTATCTTTTCTCACATCATTCGTGACCATTTGGTATTTTCACCAACCTTCCAAATCAAAACTTATGAAGAAGATTTGGCAGACTTACGAAAAGAAATCATCTCTGCTATTTTCTACTTACAACTGTTTGGCCTTATCGAAGTGGAATACCCACAACGAAATTTGAGCCTTTCGGAACTTGGGGCACATTACTTCAATCATGAAGCACTTGTAACGGTAACAGAAAAGGGTGGAATCACCATAAACCCGGACTTCTCGATCATTGCGTTTCCCGATCGAGTGTCTTTGAATGGAATTCATTTATTAAAAGCATTCTGTGAATTAAAAGATTACGACAGAGTTTATACTTTTTTACTCACTAAAGATAGTTTCCAATTGGGAATTTTACTTGGTTATGACAAAGAAACTTTTGTTCAGTTTTTAAGAGAGTCTTCTAAAGCAGATTTAGCGCAGAACTTACTCTTCTTACTTGATGATTGGGGTAACAACCTACCGATTGTTACGATTACAGAAGATTCAGTTCTTCTTAGAACTAAAGATTCGCAAGTAATGGAGCTCCTCCTTGGTCAAATTAAGGGTAAGAAGTTTGTATTGGAAGAAGTGAGTCCGACTGGCATCATCATTGAGAAATCAAAGGTGATGGAAGTGATTGCAATCGCAGAAAAATTAAATATGATCATCCGATTGAATCGGTAG
- the lnt gene encoding apolipoprotein N-acyltransferase, producing MRKHSKIPKIKYPLSLLFPVAILFALALEPFGFASAGFVCIFLLLYFIKTLTKQNDIIHTLLATVVFSSLVTLTSFHWIWNAIRNISGQGIMISSLLFLVYALVSFYKIGIIFFGSVFLNRYRTVKDSHFLLLGIPSLFLISDWICPMVFPVYWGDLFRNNILWRQMARCGVEVLGFVSVFSVSLLYLMILKSEKGFKVYTKFLFPIFCFFCINLYFLSEPIPQGPTIHLSLIQPNTKYAKRETQENQEWMTKTIQSVYDIGLEAIRNTPKPIDLLVMPESAIPFLGTLDSKDSNSTYSKSFVDVTESLVRIGNAPLVFNELVSDEGSRNSLTLLHPLSMVSERRYKQILLPFGEYLPGEKNFPWLRSLFPETSRHIPGKLTEALGFQTKTGERVTFSPLICYEVLYPDLLRQTMQQSPSEFILNLTNDSWFESQTETMQHAGAGRLRSIESGRPVVRVAVTGLTTAYDPWGREMMGELQTFQKAVGYLDLPTVNKDRTTLYIQFGPSPWRIMAVFLLFFVFFRSPRPILTTK from the coding sequence ATGAGAAAACACTCAAAAATTCCGAAAATTAAATACCCACTTTCATTACTCTTTCCAGTTGCCATCCTATTTGCGTTGGCCCTCGAACCCTTCGGATTTGCATCCGCAGGGTTCGTTTGTATTTTCCTTCTGTTGTATTTCATTAAAACTCTTACCAAACAGAATGATATAATACATACACTTTTAGCAACGGTCGTATTTTCCAGCCTAGTAACCCTCACTAGTTTCCATTGGATTTGGAATGCCATTCGTAACATTTCTGGACAAGGGATCATGATCTCTTCTCTGCTTTTTTTGGTTTATGCTCTTGTTTCTTTTTATAAGATAGGAATTATTTTTTTTGGATCGGTCTTTCTTAATAGGTATCGAACCGTAAAAGACTCTCATTTCCTTTTACTCGGAATCCCCTCTTTATTTTTGATCTCCGATTGGATTTGCCCCATGGTTTTTCCTGTGTACTGGGGGGATTTATTTCGAAACAATATCCTTTGGCGACAGATGGCAAGGTGCGGAGTAGAAGTGCTTGGTTTTGTATCAGTTTTCTCTGTTTCCCTGTTATATCTTATGATTCTGAAATCAGAGAAAGGGTTCAAAGTATATACAAAGTTTCTTTTCCCCATATTTTGTTTTTTCTGTATCAATTTATACTTTCTCTCAGAACCCATCCCTCAAGGACCAACAATCCATCTGAGTTTAATACAACCAAATACAAAGTATGCGAAAAGGGAAACTCAAGAGAACCAGGAATGGATGACAAAAACCATCCAATCAGTATATGATATTGGTCTAGAAGCCATTCGAAATACTCCGAAACCCATTGATTTACTTGTAATGCCGGAATCGGCGATTCCTTTTCTTGGAACACTTGATTCTAAAGACTCAAATTCAACATATAGCAAAAGTTTTGTGGATGTTACAGAAAGTTTAGTTCGTATTGGCAATGCCCCACTAGTTTTTAATGAGTTAGTTTCAGATGAAGGATCCAGAAACTCCCTCACCCTACTCCATCCCCTTTCTATGGTTTCGGAACGAAGATACAAACAAATCCTACTTCCATTTGGAGAATATTTGCCGGGAGAAAAAAATTTTCCGTGGTTACGTTCTCTCTTTCCAGAAACAAGTAGGCACATCCCTGGAAAACTAACAGAGGCTCTCGGTTTTCAGACAAAAACAGGAGAAAGGGTTACATTCAGTCCGCTTATCTGTTATGAAGTTCTATATCCCGATTTACTTCGCCAAACAATGCAACAAAGTCCCTCGGAGTTCATTCTCAATCTCACCAATGACTCTTGGTTCGAAAGCCAAACAGAAACAATGCAACATGCAGGAGCCGGAAGACTTCGTTCGATTGAATCAGGAAGACCCGTAGTCCGTGTAGCAGTCACAGGCCTCACAACAGCCTATGATCCATGGGGTCGAGAGATGATGGGAGAATTACAAACATTCCAAAAAGCCGTTGGATACTTGGATCTACCGACGGTGAACAAAGACAGAACAACTCTCTATATCCAATTCGGCCCAAGTCCTTGGCGAATCATGGCCGTTTTTCTTCTATTTTTTGTTTTTTTCCGTAGTCCACGCCCGATACTCACTACAAAATGA
- a CDS encoding lipase secretion chaperone, with the protein MNVKNLRYLSYGIGALLLAYIAFRYFSPNPMDTTNEDNPNDKAESYFRTQSDGFSVDPFYLESAKTIFSADGQFLRFDEILARAKSGELNLISELWSLRRQCPEGSTREQCHEYIKAFIQNEYGGDDAKRLVSMLSNYLKYEEAMVHLDPSSKSYTNQERYEQIKQLRRKYFAKEDAELIFGLEEATADFSFNRKNFLDETKNIKAEERIRLYEDYRKKSFGTFYDAVAAREPKFDKFETEMDLRQNELSKLSSTEREAKEKEVRIRYFGKDGNDRMEKVLKEMKEEEEKISKLETEEKTFLKNNPNLSNSEREKKLMELRVQTLGSKELAEEYSRRLEYEKTLKNSEN; encoded by the coding sequence ATGAATGTTAAAAATTTACGTTACCTTAGTTACGGCATAGGAGCTTTACTCCTTGCCTATATTGCTTTTCGATATTTTAGTCCCAACCCAATGGATACAACGAACGAAGACAATCCAAATGACAAAGCAGAGTCTTACTTTCGCACTCAGAGTGATGGATTCTCCGTTGATCCATTTTATTTAGAATCAGCAAAAACCATTTTTTCTGCCGATGGACAGTTTTTACGTTTTGATGAAATCTTGGCCCGAGCCAAATCAGGAGAGTTAAATTTAATTTCAGAACTCTGGAGTCTACGTAGGCAATGTCCAGAAGGAAGTACCCGAGAACAGTGCCATGAATACATCAAAGCCTTCATTCAAAATGAATATGGTGGCGACGATGCAAAACGACTCGTATCCATGCTTTCCAATTATTTAAAGTATGAAGAAGCTATGGTACATCTAGATCCATCAAGTAAATCCTATACAAACCAAGAAAGATATGAACAAATCAAACAACTTCGAAGGAAGTACTTTGCCAAAGAAGATGCGGAACTCATCTTTGGGTTAGAAGAAGCAACTGCAGATTTTAGTTTTAATCGAAAGAATTTTTTAGATGAAACAAAAAATATCAAAGCAGAAGAAAGGATTCGTTTGTACGAAGACTATCGTAAAAAATCTTTTGGTACTTTTTACGATGCAGTGGCTGCCAGAGAACCTAAATTTGATAAGTTTGAAACCGAAATGGATCTACGCCAAAACGAACTTTCAAAGTTATCTAGTACAGAACGTGAGGCAAAAGAAAAAGAAGTTCGGATTCGTTACTTTGGAAAAGATGGGAACGATAGGATGGAGAAGGTTTTAAAAGAGATGAAGGAAGAAGAGGAAAAAATCTCCAAACTCGAAACAGAAGAAAAAACCTTTCTGAAAAACAATCCCAATCTTTCAAATTCCGAACGAGAAAAAAAATTGATGGAACTAAGAGTTCAAACTTTAGGTAGTAAAGAATTGGCAGAGGAATATTCAAGAAGACTGGAATATGAGAAAACACTCAAAAATTCCGAAAATTAA
- a CDS encoding esterase/lipase family protein, protein MRKGLLAIFITVALATPVLASSGSSSKPLAGTYPIILSHGLFGWGENSGGIISIVNYWGGTDDYLRSQGATVFAPGKTAANSNEVRAAELKAAILTYSAATNYTGKFHILGHSQGGLDSRYMVSNLGLSGRTATLTTLNTPHYGSPIADIVKTVLPSWIQPFVASVVETLVKLVYGGTNQQNALAALASLSKEGLASFNGYTPNKSGVKYFSYGSSITIPDLIQHPLMGILHPACGAGGLFQGQGFTNDGLVPLSSQKWGTWKGGPSYGIFTTGIDHLQVSNTLRSGSLWYDVEGFYLNMASNMKANQ, encoded by the coding sequence ATCCGAAAAGGTCTTTTAGCCATTTTTATCACAGTTGCATTGGCAACTCCCGTTCTCGCTAGTTCCGGTTCTTCTTCCAAACCACTCGCAGGCACTTATCCGATTATTCTTTCTCATGGTCTTTTTGGTTGGGGCGAAAACTCCGGCGGAATCATCAGCATCGTAAATTACTGGGGTGGAACAGACGATTACCTCAGAAGCCAAGGAGCCACTGTATTTGCTCCAGGAAAAACCGCGGCAAACTCCAACGAAGTGCGTGCTGCTGAGTTGAAAGCCGCCATCCTCACTTATTCTGCTGCGACAAACTATACTGGAAAATTCCACATTCTCGGCCACTCCCAAGGTGGACTCGATAGCCGTTATATGGTTTCTAACCTAGGACTTTCCGGTCGAACAGCAACCCTTACCACACTCAACACTCCGCACTACGGATCCCCTATTGCTGACATTGTAAAAACAGTTCTTCCTAGTTGGATCCAACCGTTTGTTGCAAGTGTAGTAGAAACTCTTGTTAAACTTGTTTATGGTGGAACCAACCAACAAAATGCTCTCGCTGCTTTGGCTTCTTTATCAAAAGAAGGACTGGCTTCGTTTAACGGATACACTCCCAACAAATCAGGTGTGAAATATTTCTCTTACGGTTCTTCCATCACTATCCCTGACCTCATCCAACACCCACTTATGGGAATCCTTCACCCTGCTTGTGGTGCTGGTGGACTTTTCCAAGGACAAGGATTCACTAATGATGGACTCGTTCCACTTTCTTCACAAAAATGGGGAACTTGGAAAGGTGGACCTTCTTATGGAATCTTCACTACAGGGATCGACCATTTACAAGTATCCAACACTCTCCGTTCAGGAAGTCTTTGGTATGATGTGGAAGGTTTTTATCTAAACATGGCTTCCAACATGAAGGCAAATCAGTAA
- a CDS encoding TetR/AcrR family transcriptional regulator has protein sequence MPHTVPKKISHQTSTKREITKERIYNSAITLFQKEGYELATMRRIAKEARVSLGLTYYHFKTKEEIVLHFYRESQIEVKQLATQFSKTTKDFKTRLKYIILTQLESFSEYKMFLQVLARHAGDPSHSLSPFSPETSLIREEAVGIIREALETSNLKIRDDLAEILPELLWMEQMGLVYFWLSDSSKSYTSTKLLMNDSLELTFKLIKLSNFPLFKNVMGPIFRMYRLVKGNPIMKNR, from the coding sequence ATGCCCCATACAGTTCCCAAAAAAATCTCTCACCAAACATCAACTAAACGGGAAATTACAAAAGAGAGAATTTATAATTCAGCCATCACATTATTTCAAAAAGAGGGCTATGAATTGGCAACAATGCGCCGAATTGCCAAAGAGGCTCGGGTATCTTTAGGCCTTACTTATTATCACTTTAAAACTAAAGAGGAGATAGTTTTACATTTTTATAGAGAATCTCAAATCGAAGTGAAACAACTTGCCACACAGTTTTCTAAAACCACAAAAGATTTTAAAACAAGGCTTAAATACATCATCCTAACTCAGTTAGAAAGTTTTTCTGAGTATAAAATGTTTTTACAAGTATTAGCAAGGCATGCGGGAGATCCAAGTCATTCTCTTTCCCCATTTAGTCCTGAGACTTCTCTCATTCGAGAAGAAGCAGTGGGTATCATTCGTGAGGCCTTAGAGACATCGAATTTAAAAATTAGAGATGATCTTGCTGAAATTTTGCCAGAGTTACTTTGGATGGAACAAATGGGCCTAGTTTACTTTTGGCTTTCTGATTCTTCTAAGTCTTATACAAGCACAAAACTCTTAATGAATGATTCTTTAGAATTAACATTTAAACTGATCAAACTTTCTAACTTCCCATTATTCAAAAACGTGATGGGCCCAATTTTTCGGATGTATCGATTGGTGAAAGGTAATCCTATTATGAAAAACCGTTAA
- a CDS encoding TPM domain-containing protein, with the protein MKISRKNWFHFGLFISFLVQVWVLPLTAREVRILTSPLTDEAGILPLEKQNQITNILSAIETKTSAQVYVYIIPSLEGENLESYSLAVAEKSKLGQKDKDNGVLVLLSTGDRKVRIEVGYGLEETLTDVLCNRIIRNIMIPEFKKGEIPQGLVSGVLAVESILYGNIDSNPALNTNYPDGIGMALTTNSTGNHIGFTLGILIIAWIINLILKENKIYKDKKWLEILYGVFVFSGILYFFPDAVFYLFCIGLVGVNLYLLYGLWFPLSYFYSLLSLAFWIPFLHFTFNIGFPSLFWIFGIISSVFITTKIVLDDVITNKFYQIAKYWGMSSKELLLHIISFFTLGFSIFSFWNGEGLVYIFFYQGLILFTIYGLGFKSFRFKPFQYFIALILWLFFVAGFVFYTPRTGENSGTYNLETMVNWFQWFNCFVSGYILAKSIEVDSWKYRFLKYTLISLVWTLGFSFHYLLGFSNHWSAMTFVFSYGALLIIHFLTVIANESGSGSYSSYSSSSSSSSYSSSSYSSSSSSSSSGGGGGSFGGGGSSGSW; encoded by the coding sequence ATGAAAATCTCCAGAAAGAATTGGTTTCACTTTGGTTTATTCATTAGTTTTTTGGTTCAAGTTTGGGTACTACCCCTTACCGCAAGAGAGGTGCGAATCCTCACAAGTCCTCTAACGGATGAAGCCGGGATTTTGCCTTTGGAGAAACAAAATCAAATTACAAACATTCTTTCTGCCATTGAAACCAAAACATCGGCTCAGGTATATGTTTACATCATTCCTAGTTTGGAAGGGGAAAATTTAGAATCTTACTCGTTGGCCGTAGCAGAAAAATCAAAATTAGGGCAAAAGGATAAAGACAACGGTGTTCTCGTTCTTTTATCCACTGGGGATCGTAAGGTTCGTATTGAAGTGGGGTATGGTTTAGAAGAAACATTAACGGATGTTTTGTGCAATCGAATCATTCGTAATATTATGATTCCTGAATTCAAAAAAGGTGAGATACCTCAGGGTTTGGTGAGTGGTGTTCTTGCAGTAGAATCGATTCTTTATGGAAATATAGATTCCAATCCGGCCCTGAATACGAACTATCCAGATGGGATCGGAATGGCACTGACTACAAATTCCACTGGCAATCACATAGGGTTCACTCTGGGAATACTGATCATAGCTTGGATTATAAATTTAATTTTAAAAGAAAACAAAATTTATAAAGATAAGAAGTGGTTGGAAATTCTATATGGTGTTTTCGTTTTCTCAGGGATATTGTATTTTTTTCCAGATGCCGTTTTCTATTTGTTTTGTATTGGTCTTGTCGGGGTAAATTTATATTTATTATACGGACTTTGGTTCCCTTTATCCTATTTTTATTCGTTATTGTCTCTGGCATTCTGGATTCCATTTTTGCATTTTACTTTTAATATAGGTTTCCCGAGTTTGTTTTGGATCTTTGGGATTATTAGTTCCGTTTTCATTACAACTAAGATTGTTTTGGATGATGTGATTACAAATAAATTCTATCAAATTGCCAAATATTGGGGAATGAGTTCGAAAGAATTGTTATTGCATATCATTTCCTTTTTCACTTTAGGGTTTTCCATTTTTTCTTTTTGGAATGGAGAAGGATTGGTTTATATCTTCTTTTACCAAGGTTTAATTTTGTTCACTATTTATGGATTGGGATTCAAATCATTTAGGTTCAAACCCTTCCAGTATTTTATAGCTTTGATTCTTTGGTTGTTTTTTGTTGCAGGATTTGTCTTTTATACACCAAGAACTGGCGAAAACTCAGGAACATACAATTTAGAAACCATGGTCAATTGGTTTCAATGGTTCAATTGTTTTGTTAGTGGTTATATTTTAGCTAAATCCATCGAAGTGGATTCTTGGAAATATAGATTTTTGAAATACACATTGATATCCCTTGTCTGGACCCTGGGGTTTTCGTTTCATTACCTCTTGGGATTTTCCAACCATTGGTCGGCAATGACCTTTGTATTTTCCTATGGAGCTTTACTGATCATTCATTTTTTGACAGTGATCGCCAATGAATCAGGGAGTGGATCTTATTCATCTTACTCCTCTAGCTCAAGTTCCTCGTCTTATTCCTCTTCTAGTTATAGCAGTTCCTCTAGTTCTAGTTCATCGGGAGGAGGTGGGGGAAGTTTTGGAGGAGGCGGAAGTTCGGGAAGTTGGTGA
- a CDS encoding GNAT family N-acetyltransferase: MIRDLNESDRNQTIELVNQFYRKVNELELDGLFRIRPRAATKFTDIYFKLIGTGKVYMRGYFSESELVSLLIGRVEEKPHLEEERSLFIDLAVTKLGKKKKGYMSELLKDVDLWCKEKSIPAIELRAILQNEEAVRFWDKSSFDRFYIRYRKKIII, translated from the coding sequence GTGATTCGAGACTTAAACGAATCTGATAGAAATCAAACCATCGAACTCGTAAATCAGTTTTACCGAAAAGTAAACGAACTCGAGTTAGATGGTTTGTTCCGCATCCGCCCCCGCGCCGCTACTAAATTTACCGACATTTACTTCAAACTCATTGGCACAGGCAAAGTGTATATGCGTGGATATTTTTCCGAATCAGAACTTGTGTCTTTACTGATTGGTCGAGTCGAAGAAAAACCTCATCTAGAAGAAGAAAGAAGCCTATTTATCGATCTTGCCGTAACCAAACTTGGCAAAAAGAAAAAAGGATATATGTCAGAGCTTTTGAAAGATGTCGATCTTTGGTGCAAAGAAAAATCCATCCCCGCGATCGAACTTCGAGCTATCTTACAAAATGAAGAAGCTGTACGTTTTTGGGACAAGTCTTCCTTTGATAGATTTTATATTCGTTATCGAAAAAAAATAATAATCTAA